In one window of Paraflavitalea soli DNA:
- a CDS encoding LVIVD repeat-containing protein: protein MMRNNQSALLWAMSLLCLLSLSSCLKDHCTQTYKLYAPVYKTLSQVRKEMKSSSPQPLKAPGKLYIYGKYIFLNEQQKGIHIIDNSDPASPKNIAFVNIPGNVDLAVKGNTLYADSWSDLVTFDISNPQEVVAKNFLNNVFPHRAIYYSSAGNINPDSIRVVVSWQERDTTVDCESYRMLYETYYSLASADSKGNYASPNLGGGQGGSMARFTLINNYLYTVSNSTLNTFDVTTAQQPAYVNKINLNNGGIETIFPFKDKLFIGSTSGMYIYNVTSPVAPTAQGTFSHVRSCDPVIADDEYAYVTLRSGTACQGFTNQLEVLSIVNPISPSMVKVYPMTNPHGLSKDNNLLFICDGQDGVKVYDAANVSDLKLLKKIEGIDAYDVIAYNKRALVVAKDGLYQFNYADVSNIKLLSKIVLDK, encoded by the coding sequence ATGATGCGGAATAACCAAAGCGCGCTCTTATGGGCGATGTCTTTACTATGCCTGCTTTCGTTGAGCAGCTGTCTTAAAGACCATTGTACGCAAACTTACAAGCTCTATGCTCCGGTATATAAAACACTGAGCCAGGTAAGGAAAGAAATGAAGAGCAGTTCCCCGCAGCCATTAAAGGCGCCCGGGAAATTATATATCTACGGTAAGTATATTTTCCTGAACGAACAGCAAAAAGGCATCCACATCATTGACAACAGCGATCCTGCTTCTCCCAAGAACATCGCTTTTGTGAATATACCAGGGAATGTAGACCTGGCAGTAAAAGGCAATACTTTATACGCAGACTCCTGGAGCGATCTCGTCACTTTTGATATCAGCAATCCGCAGGAAGTAGTGGCTAAGAATTTTCTCAACAACGTATTCCCTCATCGCGCCATTTATTATTCTTCTGCAGGAAATATAAACCCCGATTCAATAAGAGTGGTGGTAAGTTGGCAGGAGCGGGATACTACCGTAGATTGCGAATCCTACAGGATGCTCTACGAAACCTATTATTCCCTGGCCAGTGCAGACAGTAAGGGCAATTATGCATCTCCCAATTTAGGCGGTGGTCAGGGAGGTTCTATGGCAAGGTTCACACTCATCAACAATTACCTGTATACTGTTTCCAACAGCACCTTGAATACGTTTGATGTAACTACTGCGCAGCAGCCTGCTTATGTAAATAAGATAAACCTCAATAACGGCGGAATCGAAACCATATTTCCATTTAAAGATAAATTGTTCATCGGGTCAACCTCCGGCATGTACATCTATAATGTAACGAGCCCCGTTGCTCCCACTGCACAGGGCACTTTCTCTCATGTACGTAGTTGCGATCCGGTTATTGCTGATGATGAGTATGCCTATGTAACCCTGCGTTCCGGCACCGCCTGCCAGGGATTTACCAACCAACTGGAAGTATTGAGCATTGTCAATCCTATCAGTCCTTCTATGGTGAAGGTATATCCCATGACCAATCCCCACGGACTGTCCAAAGACAATAACCTCCTGTTTATTTGTGATGGGCAGGATGGGGTAAAGGTATATGACGCTGCCAATGTAAGCGACCTCAAACTCCTTAAAAAGATAGAAGGTATCGATGCCTATGATGTGATTGCCTACAACAAACGCGCACTCGTAGTAGCTAAAGATGGATTGTACCAATTCAACTATGCCGATGTGAGCAATATTAAATTGCTGAGTAAAATCGTTCTTGATAAATAG
- a CDS encoding outer membrane beta-barrel protein, with amino-acid sequence MSDHDFEKQVQVRLEQLKLRPSDAVWTEVEKNIRRDKRRRRMILWLPIALLMLGAGGYFAMTQSSGPATQDLVKQAVPSSSATPNNKLSTKGSTQTQANTDSPINEPVTASKATTGETTPTPDPSHNSHAAAGQQPATQSAANPSVKSKDLNTENKLPAPALAKQPIKKPARIKQQPSAVPLAVKHKPATPVQEPVVNKEQNTDIETITGNDTRQPVEDSTAMATIVPAADSSLAQVIPVDSLAKDSTATIAALPATPATVVKAKQPEKKKGASKWQFGVQAEGGYSGVTEEGLFGFLKSGNSPVADLASPNFNNAISMAPQFPRPVNKASSLSMGPAYSIGGFARRTLSKRLSLSVGLQYTYLSARQVVGTKVNNNRTVNRAPSTSQLVSSYYDANNTQEYTNRYHFIELPVTLHTQLNKGKRLPITWDAGFSVSKLLNTNALHYDGLGGVYYKDNTLFNKVQWVAATGFNVQLFSQSAHPLSIGPVMRYNISPLLQKEYSTGQHLWSVGLRATVLLKK; translated from the coding sequence ATGTCCGACCATGATTTTGAGAAACAGGTACAGGTCAGGCTGGAGCAATTAAAATTGCGTCCATCCGATGCTGTCTGGACGGAGGTGGAGAAAAACATCCGAAGGGATAAACGCCGCCGCCGCATGATATTATGGCTGCCCATAGCCCTCCTGATGTTGGGCGCAGGTGGCTATTTTGCCATGACCCAATCTTCCGGGCCTGCAACACAGGATCTGGTAAAACAAGCTGTTCCTTCCTCTTCTGCCACACCAAATAATAAGCTATCGACAAAAGGATCTACACAAACACAAGCCAATACTGATTCACCAATAAATGAGCCGGTTACAGCCAGCAAAGCAACCACCGGCGAAACAACACCAACGCCTGATCCTTCTCATAACAGTCATGCAGCTGCCGGTCAACAGCCAGCTACCCAATCGGCTGCCAACCCATCGGTAAAGAGCAAAGACCTCAACACCGAAAACAAGCTACCAGCACCTGCGCTGGCGAAGCAGCCAATAAAGAAACCTGCCAGGATCAAACAACAACCATCTGCTGTACCCCTGGCTGTCAAACATAAACCGGCTACTCCGGTACAGGAACCGGTAGTCAACAAAGAGCAAAACACTGATATTGAAACAATAACCGGCAACGATACCAGGCAGCCTGTTGAGGATTCAACAGCCATGGCCACTATAGTGCCCGCCGCCGATAGCAGCCTGGCCCAGGTAATACCTGTTGATAGCCTGGCGAAAGACAGCACAGCAACAATCGCCGCCCTACCAGCTACACCAGCCACCGTTGTAAAAGCGAAACAGCCTGAAAAGAAAAAAGGAGCTTCCAAATGGCAGTTTGGTGTACAGGCAGAAGGTGGTTACTCAGGCGTTACCGAAGAAGGATTGTTTGGTTTCCTGAAAAGTGGCAATTCTCCTGTGGCTGATCTGGCATCACCCAATTTCAACAATGCTATTTCCATGGCCCCGCAGTTTCCGCGGCCAGTCAATAAAGCATCTTCCCTCTCTATGGGACCTGCTTATTCCATTGGAGGATTTGCCCGACGTACATTGTCGAAACGCTTAAGTTTATCAGTAGGACTTCAATATACCTACCTGAGCGCACGCCAGGTTGTTGGTACCAAGGTCAACAACAACAGGACCGTCAACCGGGCGCCTTCCACTTCGCAGCTGGTATCGTCCTATTATGACGCCAATAACACCCAGGAATACACTAACCGCTACCACTTTATTGAGTTGCCTGTAACCTTGCATACCCAGCTGAATAAGGGAAAACGTTTACCCATTACATGGGATGCCGGCTTCTCTGTTTCAAAATTGCTCAACACCAATGCACTGCATTATGATGGATTGGGTGGGGTTTATTATAAAGACAATACACTCTTCAACAAAGTACAATGGGTTGCTGCTACGGGTTTTAATGTGCAACTGTTTTCCCAGTCGGCCCATCCCTTGTCCATAGGCCCCGTTATGCGTTACAATATCAGTCCCTTGCTGCAGAAAGAGTATTCTACCGGTCAGCATTTATGGTCTGTAGGTTTACGTGCCACTGTATTATTGAAAAAATAA
- a CDS encoding RNA polymerase sigma factor, producing MDYNRLVKECLKGRPEAQRQLYEHFAEGMLGICYRYTKSMTDAEDVLQEGFIKVFKHLDQYKFEGELGGWIRRIMVNTALNYLKKNSRYQTDLAYFDTSLHPVSADNPEVKLLAKDLAELIRQLPTGYQTIFNLHAVEGFSHVEIGKMLGINEGTSRSQYARARALLITWLRKQNMETKNETYVRP from the coding sequence ATGGACTATAATCGGCTGGTTAAAGAATGTTTAAAGGGGCGACCGGAAGCCCAGCGACAGCTCTACGAGCATTTTGCCGAGGGGATGCTCGGTATTTGCTACCGGTACACCAAGTCTATGACCGATGCCGAAGATGTACTACAGGAAGGATTTATTAAAGTATTCAAACACCTGGACCAATATAAGTTTGAAGGCGAGTTGGGGGGATGGATCCGGCGTATTATGGTCAATACGGCCCTCAATTACCTCAAGAAGAACAGCCGCTACCAAACCGACCTCGCTTACTTCGACACGAGCCTGCATCCAGTGTCGGCTGATAATCCTGAAGTAAAGCTGCTTGCCAAAGACCTGGCAGAACTAATACGACAGTTACCAACCGGATACCAGACTATTTTTAACCTCCATGCGGTGGAGGGTTTTTCACATGTAGAAATCGGGAAAATGCTCGGTATCAACGAAGGCACTTCCCGTTCACAATATGCCCGTGCCCGTGCTTTGCTCATCACCTGGTTGAGAAAGCAAAATATGGAAACAAAAAACGAAACGTATGTCCGACCATGA
- the bioA gene encoding adenosylmethionine--8-amino-7-oxononanoate transaminase, with translation MPNSLKARDKQVIWHPYTPQKYMPDPIPIVKGEGSYLIDADGNRYLDAISSWWVTIHGHAHPYIAEKLYEQAKTLEQVIFAGFTHEPAVRLAERLLGVLPGHFSRVFYSDNGSTATEVALKMALQYWWNNGYQKRTKILAFNNSYHGDTFGAMSVSQRSIFTKAFDEKLFEVVFVNAPAVGSRQSAIGPAKGREQSAVNSPEVFAGSQQWETIPWEEVACIIYEPLVQGAGGMLMYDAEGLDGLLKKCRQEGVICIADEVMTGFGRTGKLFASAYMSAQPDIICLSKGLTGGTMALGVTACTHRIYEAFLQEDKLKTFFHGHSFTANPLACATALASLDLLEEKSCLNNIDRISRQHQAFAASLAKDFPASTKNIRCLGTLFAFEIVQGKDGYLNTISREITEKALARGVYLRPLGNTVYLMPPYCFTAEELNKVYDVIREIMVEMA, from the coding sequence ATGCCAAATTCATTGAAAGCCAGGGACAAACAGGTGATCTGGCACCCATATACCCCACAAAAATACATGCCTGATCCAATTCCCATAGTAAAAGGTGAAGGAAGTTATTTAATTGATGCGGACGGCAATCGCTACCTGGATGCGATCAGCAGCTGGTGGGTTACGATCCATGGGCACGCCCACCCATATATTGCAGAAAAATTATATGAGCAGGCCAAAACGCTGGAGCAGGTAATTTTTGCTGGGTTTACGCATGAACCCGCGGTAAGGCTGGCGGAGCGGCTGCTGGGCGTGTTGCCGGGCCATTTTTCCCGGGTCTTTTATTCGGATAATGGGTCCACGGCTACCGAGGTGGCCCTGAAGATGGCGCTTCAGTATTGGTGGAACAATGGCTACCAAAAACGGACTAAAATACTGGCTTTCAACAACTCCTACCATGGCGACACTTTTGGGGCCATGAGTGTGAGCCAGCGGAGCATATTTACAAAGGCGTTTGATGAGAAGCTGTTTGAGGTGGTGTTTGTAAATGCACCGGCAGTCGGCAGTCGGCAGTCGGCAATCGGTCCCGCCAAGGGGCGGGAGCAATCGGCAGTGAATAGTCCCGAAGTATTTGCTGGCAGCCAGCAATGGGAAACTATTCCCTGGGAGGAGGTGGCCTGTATTATTTACGAACCGCTGGTGCAGGGTGCGGGGGGGATGCTGATGTATGATGCGGAAGGATTGGATGGGTTGTTGAAAAAGTGCCGGCAGGAAGGGGTTATTTGCATAGCAGATGAGGTAATGACGGGTTTTGGCCGAACAGGTAAGTTGTTTGCTTCTGCTTATATGTCGGCCCAGCCGGATATTATTTGCCTGTCCAAGGGACTTACCGGCGGTACAATGGCCCTGGGTGTTACGGCCTGCACACACCGTATTTACGAAGCATTTCTGCAGGAGGATAAACTAAAGACATTTTTCCATGGCCATTCTTTTACTGCCAATCCGCTGGCCTGCGCCACTGCGCTGGCCAGTCTTGACCTGCTGGAGGAAAAGAGTTGCCTGAACAATATAGACCGGATAAGCCGGCAGCACCAGGCATTCGCCGCCTCGCTGGCTAAGGACTTCCCGGCTTCCACCAAAAATATCCGGTGCCTGGGAACGCTCTTTGCTTTTGAAATAGTACAGGGCAAGGATGGATACCTAAATACGATCAGCCGAGAGATCACAGAAAAAGCATTGGCCAGGGGCGTTTACCTACGGCCGCTGGGGAATACGGTATACCTGATGCCCCCTTATTGTTTTACAGCAGAAGAATTGAATAAAGTGTATGACGTGATCAGGGAGATAATGGTGGAAATGGCGTAG
- a CDS encoding DUF2911 domain-containing protein, protein MKKLLFLAAIAMVTSTLFSTEAAAQKSPHESAFGKDVSVRYGRPYKKGREIFGGLEKFGKVWRTGADSATTITFAKDATFGGKPVKAGTYTLFTIPNEKEWTVILNSQLGQWGAYGYDKAKDKDVLQVTVPVKKLDKVVEQHTIRFTPKNDMIIEWDQTQVTVPIKL, encoded by the coding sequence ATGAAAAAGCTATTGTTCCTTGCCGCCATAGCCATGGTTACTTCCACACTGTTTTCAACAGAAGCAGCCGCACAGAAAAGCCCGCATGAATCCGCTTTTGGCAAAGATGTAAGTGTCAGGTATGGCCGCCCATACAAAAAGGGCCGTGAAATATTCGGGGGGCTGGAAAAATTCGGGAAAGTTTGGCGTACCGGGGCCGATTCTGCTACCACCATTACCTTTGCCAAGGATGCTACCTTCGGTGGTAAACCGGTAAAAGCAGGTACTTATACCTTGTTTACCATTCCCAATGAAAAAGAATGGACTGTTATCCTCAACAGCCAACTGGGCCAGTGGGGCGCTTATGGTTATGATAAGGCCAAAGACAAAGATGTACTCCAGGTAACTGTACCTGTTAAAAAGCTGGACAAAGTGGTAGAGCAACATACCATCCGCTTTACACCTAAAAATGATATGATCATTGAGTGGGACCAAACGCAGGTTACTGTGCCCATCAAGTTATAA
- a CDS encoding SRPBCC family protein, which yields MRFVKLGLISIVGLFVVILLISLLIPAHVRISRAINISASKDSIVAHLADLRQWQPWNALTNAPPRTNPHYSKDAFSSDGLQVQLLHAGTDTITTTWRLETGREIGSGFTLYTADNTTVIQWYFDFYLKWYPWEKFGSIIFDKQLGPPMEQSLAELKKKLETTP from the coding sequence ATGCGTTTTGTAAAGTTAGGTTTGATCAGTATTGTAGGGTTGTTCGTAGTGATATTACTCATATCCCTGCTCATTCCTGCACATGTGCGTATCTCCCGGGCCATCAATATCAGTGCGTCCAAAGACAGCATTGTTGCCCACCTGGCCGATCTGCGCCAGTGGCAGCCCTGGAATGCCCTCACCAACGCCCCGCCCAGAACCAATCCCCATTATAGTAAGGATGCATTTTCCAGTGACGGCTTGCAGGTACAATTGCTGCATGCCGGTACCGATACCATCACTACCACCTGGCGCCTGGAAACCGGCCGGGAGATCGGCAGCGGATTTACTCTCTATACCGCCGACAATACCACTGTAATTCAATGGTATTTTGATTTTTATTTAAAATGGTACCCCTGGGAAAAGTTTGGTAGCATCATTTTTGATAAGCAATTAGGACCGCCGATGGAGCAATCTCTGGCGGAACTCAAAAAAAAGCTGGAAACTACGCCCTGA
- a CDS encoding ABC transporter permease has protein sequence MPQPYNQFRAMLAITKASLKAVFRSPSAVIFSFAFPMIFILVFGFIGGGGGINVRIAFDKRSDTTAVLYHAIKSVTGVRTVQKEEKEIIEDLEKGRITAIVNIQKSKDTLSAYKISFKSSGAVNPQNLQVLRSIIESIVKSMDEDKFPERKTVATISKNVEEIPGRVYRTIDFILPGQLGFSLMSAGVFGVAFIFFNLRQTLVLKRFFATPIKRSYIVLGEGLSRVIFQLITAVVILLAGHYFFNFTLIHGFTTFIELLVLSFIGLLVFMGFGFVVSGVAKNESVIPPLANLFTLPQFLLAGTFFSIDNFPSWLQPICRVLPLTHMNDAMRNIAFEGAHLTDCGKQLGVLAIWGVISYVAAIKVFKWE, from the coding sequence ATGCCGCAACCATACAATCAGTTCCGGGCTATGCTGGCCATCACCAAAGCCAGCCTGAAAGCTGTTTTCCGAAGCCCCAGCGCTGTGATCTTCAGTTTTGCCTTTCCCATGATCTTTATTTTGGTGTTTGGATTTATAGGCGGTGGCGGTGGGATCAATGTGCGGATTGCTTTTGATAAAAGATCGGATACCACCGCTGTATTATACCATGCCATAAAAAGCGTGACTGGTGTACGCACAGTACAAAAAGAGGAAAAAGAAATAATAGAAGACCTCGAAAAAGGGCGCATCACCGCCATTGTAAATATTCAGAAAAGCAAGGATACTCTTTCCGCTTACAAGATTAGTTTCAAAAGCTCCGGAGCTGTTAATCCGCAAAACCTGCAGGTGCTACGTTCCATAATTGAATCCATAGTCAAAAGCATGGATGAGGATAAATTTCCCGAAAGAAAAACGGTAGCTACCATCAGTAAGAACGTAGAGGAGATCCCTGGCCGCGTATACCGCACCATTGATTTTATCCTGCCCGGACAGCTCGGCTTCTCCCTCATGAGTGCCGGAGTATTTGGCGTAGCCTTCATCTTCTTCAACCTGCGGCAAACCCTGGTGCTGAAGCGCTTTTTTGCCACCCCCATCAAACGCTCCTACATTGTATTGGGCGAAGGATTGAGCCGCGTGATCTTCCAGTTGATCACCGCTGTAGTGATCTTGCTGGCAGGCCATTACTTTTTTAATTTTACCCTCATACATGGCTTTACCACTTTTATAGAATTGTTGGTGTTGAGTTTTATAGGATTACTTGTATTCATGGGATTTGGTTTTGTAGTGAGTGGTGTTGCCAAAAACGAAAGTGTGATCCCACCGCTGGCCAACCTGTTTACCTTACCCCAATTCCTGCTGGCAGGTACTTTCTTTTCCATAGACAATTTCCCGTCCTGGTTGCAGCCCATCTGCCGTGTCCTTCCCCTTACCCATATGAACGATGCCATGCGCAATATCGCTTTCGAAGGCGCCCACCTCACCGATTGTGGTAAGCAACTGGGCGTTTTGGCTATCTGGGGTGTAATTAGTTATGTAGCCGCTATCAAAGTATTCAAATGGGAATAG
- the sppA gene encoding signal peptide peptidase SppA, which translates to MNSFLKIFLASLTALLVFTVVAFFIVLGLVSGLATPQKEKTGANAVLMIDLAQNYKEVRIENPLAALGGKEQYNTPALYDVIRLIRHAKTDSSVKGIYIKCNANSNGFAAGDEIRNALLDFKAGGKFIYAYADVISQGAYHIANVADKVYCNPKGGIDWRGFAMQMVYLKGTLQKLEIEPQIFYAGKFKSATEPFREDKMTDANRLQSSVILNDLYGHFLQQTAAARKTDTGSLHQYANENSIQFAADAVKYKLADGLKYDDEVKDEIKDRLKVGKYDKINFVSLGKYAMAVDYKQTGTEKIAVIYAQGDIVDGKGDQENIGGDTYRNLVRKARLDKEVKAIVIRINSGGGSAMASENIWREITIARKDKPVVVSFGDVAASGGYYLSCNADSIFAQPNTITGSIGVFMLLPNMGSFFKNKLGMTFDGVKTSPDADALSVTKPLSPAQRQYLQNDVDTIYHGFKQRVADGRKLSMEFVDSIGQGRIWSGSRALQLGLVDRIGGLDDAIASAARLAKVTSYSLKEFPEPRNIFDVIFGDYQQNAKSRAIREEIGQEGMKTYNTLKRAKALVGISQARLPFDFTIE; encoded by the coding sequence TATAAGGAAGTGCGCATAGAGAATCCCCTGGCTGCCCTGGGTGGAAAAGAACAATACAATACCCCTGCTTTATACGATGTGATCAGGCTCATCCGTCACGCCAAAACCGATTCATCCGTAAAAGGGATCTATATTAAATGTAATGCCAACAGCAATGGATTTGCTGCCGGTGATGAGATACGCAATGCCCTGCTCGACTTTAAGGCAGGCGGCAAGTTCATCTATGCCTATGCAGATGTGATCAGCCAGGGTGCTTACCATATAGCCAATGTGGCCGATAAAGTATACTGCAATCCCAAAGGGGGTATTGACTGGCGGGGCTTTGCCATGCAAATGGTGTACCTGAAAGGCACACTCCAGAAACTGGAGATAGAACCACAGATATTTTATGCCGGCAAGTTCAAAAGCGCTACAGAACCTTTCCGGGAAGATAAAATGACAGATGCCAACCGCCTCCAGTCATCCGTGATCCTCAATGACCTCTATGGTCACTTCCTGCAGCAAACAGCCGCTGCCCGTAAAACAGATACCGGCAGCCTGCACCAGTATGCCAATGAGAACAGTATCCAGTTTGCCGCAGATGCCGTGAAGTATAAGCTGGCCGATGGATTGAAATACGATGATGAGGTGAAAGATGAGATCAAAGACAGGTTGAAAGTAGGAAAGTATGATAAGATCAATTTTGTAAGCCTGGGTAAGTATGCCATGGCCGTAGATTATAAACAAACTGGTACCGAAAAGATCGCCGTGATCTATGCCCAGGGTGATATTGTAGATGGCAAAGGAGACCAGGAAAACATTGGGGGCGATACCTACCGCAACCTCGTTCGCAAGGCACGCCTCGATAAAGAAGTAAAGGCCATCGTTATCCGTATCAATTCCGGTGGTGGCAGTGCCATGGCCAGTGAGAATATCTGGCGGGAGATCACTATTGCCCGGAAAGATAAACCCGTGGTAGTAAGTTTTGGTGATGTGGCTGCTTCCGGTGGTTATTACCTTTCCTGCAATGCCGATAGCATATTTGCCCAGCCCAATACCATTACCGGTTCCATTGGTGTGTTCATGCTGCTTCCCAATATGGGATCGTTCTTTAAAAACAAACTGGGTATGACCTTCGATGGTGTAAAGACATCGCCCGATGCAGATGCCCTTTCCGTCACCAAACCGCTTTCTCCCGCACAAAGACAATACCTGCAAAATGATGTAGATACCATTTACCACGGGTTTAAACAACGCGTGGCGGATGGCCGGAAATTATCGATGGAGTTTGTAGACAGCATCGGGCAGGGGCGTATCTGGAGCGGTTCCAGGGCCTTGCAACTGGGACTGGTTGACCGCATTGGCGGACTCGACGATGCCATTGCCAGTGCTGCCCGCCTGGCCAAAGTAACCAGTTATAGCCTGAAAGAGTTTCCCGAACCGCGCAACATCTTCGATGTCATATTTGGTGATTACCAGCAAAATGCCAAAAGCAGGGCTATCCGCGAAGAAATAGGGCAGGAGGGGATGAAGACCTACAATACCCTCAAGCGTGCCAAAGCCCTCGTGGGTATTTCACAGGCCCGGCTGCCTTTTGACTTTACAATTGAGTAA